A genome region from Arachidicoccus soli includes the following:
- a CDS encoding MoxR family ATPase produces the protein MNQKDIKTLGELKKAKYQSISIKEEIRNNLLYKIKNNQERFTGILGYEHTVLRDTETAILSRHNILFLGLRGQAKTKIARQMVDLLDEYVPVIKGSEINDDPLNPISKFALNLIEKEGDNTPIEWLHRSERYGEKLATPDVSVADLIGDIDPIKAANLKLSFSDEQVIHYGIIPRCNRSIFVINELPDLQARIQVALFNILQEGDIQIRGFKLRMPLDILFVFTANPEDYTNRGSIVTPLKDRIESQILTHYPKDLETALRITEQEARILPDQLKQLKIADILKRIVEQLAFEARSSEYVDKKSGVSARLSISALENLISSAERRAILNKEKDSQVWISDLSGIIPAITGKIELVYEGEQEGPYQVALHLLEKAIRTQFLRYFPTPSKRTPTGKTSQEAKEQNPYKKIIQWFDQGNIIDIFVEMKDTERIENLYKVDGLYGLVKKQYPQANEKENALLMEFVLHGLSAHSLISKKTIEGQIRFNDLIGSMMNFSDDE, from the coding sequence ATGAATCAGAAGGATATAAAGACATTGGGCGAGCTGAAAAAAGCAAAATATCAGTCGATCTCCATTAAAGAAGAAATTCGTAATAACTTACTCTATAAAATAAAAAATAATCAAGAACGTTTCACTGGCATTTTAGGATATGAACATACCGTACTTCGCGATACAGAAACAGCCATCTTGAGTAGGCATAATATCCTATTCTTAGGATTACGTGGCCAAGCTAAAACAAAAATTGCCAGGCAAATGGTTGATTTATTAGACGAATATGTACCTGTTATAAAAGGTAGTGAAATCAACGATGATCCTCTTAATCCCATCAGTAAATTTGCCCTAAACCTAATCGAAAAAGAGGGAGATAATACCCCGATAGAATGGTTGCACCGATCTGAACGTTATGGAGAAAAACTAGCAACACCAGACGTAAGCGTTGCCGACCTAATTGGCGATATTGACCCTATCAAGGCAGCTAACTTAAAACTCAGCTTTTCTGATGAACAGGTAATTCATTATGGTATTATTCCCCGTTGTAATCGTTCAATTTTTGTAATAAATGAATTGCCGGATTTACAAGCGCGCATTCAGGTAGCACTTTTTAATATTTTACAAGAAGGTGATATTCAAATTCGTGGCTTCAAATTAAGAATGCCACTGGATATTTTATTTGTTTTTACAGCCAATCCCGAAGATTATACCAATCGTGGAAGTATTGTAACTCCACTGAAAGATCGTATTGAAAGCCAGATTTTAACACATTATCCGAAGGATTTGGAAACTGCATTACGCATAACCGAACAAGAAGCAAGAATTTTACCAGATCAATTAAAGCAACTAAAAATTGCTGATATATTAAAAAGGATTGTAGAGCAACTGGCATTTGAAGCTCGCTCAAGCGAATATGTAGATAAAAAAAGTGGCGTAAGTGCCAGGCTTTCAATTTCTGCATTAGAAAATTTGATAAGTAGTGCAGAAAGGCGAGCTATTCTCAACAAAGAAAAAGACTCTCAAGTATGGATTAGTGATTTATCTGGTATTATTCCTGCCATAACCGGGAAAATAGAATTGGTATATGAAGGAGAACAAGAAGGCCCTTACCAAGTAGCATTGCATTTACTGGAAAAAGCCATTCGCACACAATTTTTACGATACTTCCCTACTCCATCAAAGCGTACGCCAACAGGAAAAACATCTCAAGAAGCTAAAGAACAAAACCCATATAAAAAAATCATTCAATGGTTTGACCAAGGAAACATTATTGACATTTTTGTTGAAATGAAAGACACTGAACGAATAGAAAATCTTTATAAAGTTGATGGCTTATATGGTTTAGTAAAAAAACAATATCCCCAAGCAAACGAAAAGGAAAATGCTTTATTAATGGAATTCGTGCTGCATGGATTATCTGCACATTCTTTAATTAGTAAAAAAACGATTGAAGGCCAGATAAGGTTCAATGATCTTATCGGCAGTATGATGAATTTTTCAGATGATGAATAA
- a CDS encoding alpha-amylase family glycosyl hydrolase, translating to MSTQYPTVAWCNGTNIYEVNLRQYTKEGSFKAFQKHLPRLKEMGVEILWLMPITPISQEKKKGSLGSYYACSSYVEINPEFGNKDDFRTLISEAHQLGFKLIIDWVANHTGWQHEWTKNEGWYIKNAKGEFTEIHGWDDVIDLNYENEEMQTAMIDAMKYWVGEFDIDGFRCDMAHLVRLDFWHKARTACETIKPLFWLGECDEDSYSEVFDTTYAWRWMHATEVFAKDNNKWGDIKNALSQYRNLPPKAQKLYFTSNHDENSWNGTEYEKYGLPLAKNLAVFSCMFPGIPLIYSGQELPNYKRLLFFDKDEIEWASQPKPQLQDFYRTLLTVRRMNRAFESDAQFTQIQNDNKVFAFFLQKENHKVVIIFNFSTSESLKLNYNNDALAGNYSQLFSGVTHLLKKEESFEVLPNDFLVYLTKP from the coding sequence ATGAGTACGCAATACCCTACTGTTGCCTGGTGCAATGGAACCAATATCTACGAAGTAAACTTACGTCAATATACCAAAGAAGGTAGTTTCAAAGCTTTCCAAAAGCATTTACCAAGGCTTAAAGAAATGGGCGTTGAGATACTTTGGTTGATGCCTATTACACCTATCAGTCAAGAAAAGAAAAAAGGCTCCCTGGGCAGTTATTACGCTTGTAGTAGCTATGTAGAAATTAACCCCGAATTTGGAAATAAAGATGATTTTAGGACCCTAATAAGTGAAGCACATCAATTAGGATTTAAATTAATCATTGATTGGGTAGCCAATCATACTGGTTGGCAACACGAATGGACAAAAAATGAGGGCTGGTATATCAAAAACGCAAAAGGGGAATTTACAGAAATACATGGCTGGGATGATGTAATAGATTTGAATTACGAAAATGAAGAGATGCAAACTGCCATGATCGATGCAATGAAATACTGGGTCGGTGAATTTGATATTGACGGCTTTCGTTGTGATATGGCACACTTGGTGCGTTTAGATTTTTGGCATAAAGCACGTACAGCCTGTGAAACAATAAAGCCGCTGTTTTGGTTAGGAGAATGTGACGAAGATAGTTACAGTGAAGTATTTGACACCACCTACGCTTGGCGATGGATGCATGCCACAGAAGTCTTTGCAAAAGATAATAATAAATGGGGAGATATAAAAAATGCTTTATCTCAATATCGAAATCTACCACCAAAAGCCCAAAAATTATACTTCACTTCGAACCATGATGAGAATAGCTGGAATGGTACGGAATATGAAAAATATGGGTTGCCTTTAGCAAAAAATTTAGCCGTGTTTAGCTGCATGTTTCCGGGTATCCCTTTGATATATAGTGGTCAGGAACTGCCGAATTATAAGCGTTTATTATTTTTTGATAAAGATGAAATAGAATGGGCTTCCCAACCAAAACCGCAATTGCAGGATTTTTATCGAACCTTACTTACAGTGCGTAGAATGAATAGAGCTTTCGAATCTGATGCGCAGTTTACTCAGATTCAAAACGATAATAAGGTCTTTGCATTTTTTCTTCAAAAAGAAAATCACAAAGTCGTAATTATTTTTAATTTCTCAACTTCTGAAAGTTTAAAACTGAATTATAATAATGATGCCCTTGCTGGCAACTATTCGCAACTTTTTTCGGGTGTAACTCACCTACTAAAAAAAGAAGAAAGTTTTGAGGTATTACCAAACGATTTTTTGGTGTATCTAACAAAACCATAA
- a CDS encoding GNAT family N-acetyltransferase, translated as MNLEFICKKFDELSLIELYRILQIRNQVFYVEQRCDDLDLDDRDQQSYHLMVYNDDILCGYARLLPPGLAYKEISIGRVAVSINYRGENIGRRLMEASITDSYKLFGKGTIKISGQLYLQKFYESLGFEKISEVYLEAGIEHIKMKRSYHETI; from the coding sequence ATGAACCTAGAATTCATTTGTAAAAAATTTGATGAACTTTCGTTAATAGAACTTTATCGTATTCTACAAATACGCAATCAGGTATTTTATGTAGAACAAAGATGTGATGATTTGGATTTAGACGACCGCGATCAACAATCGTATCATTTGATGGTTTATAATGATGATATTCTTTGTGGATATGCAAGATTGTTACCTCCCGGATTAGCCTATAAAGAAATATCTATTGGTCGGGTAGCAGTTTCTATCAATTATCGTGGAGAAAATATCGGAAGGAGATTGATGGAAGCATCCATAACCGATAGTTATAAGCTCTTTGGGAAAGGGACTATAAAAATAAGTGGACAACTCTATTTACAAAAGTTCTATGAATCCTTAGGTTTTGAGAAAATAAGTGAGGTCTATTTAGAAGCAGGTATTGAACATATAAAAATGAAGAGAAGCTATCATGAAACAATTTAA